Proteins encoded together in one Pontiella desulfatans window:
- a CDS encoding LolA family protein translates to MNTMFKPRNTQNTRKRKSLIIPCILCIPWFISITCIAEEGQAALLQDLEKSFSSIQTVQTNFKQEKALKIFKRTIRMDGRLVLENPGKMAWRINSPIRYVLILNGEHAIQWDEDSNQIQKQKTSGDPVFEEVIGQIEKWFSGEFASLLDDYDLTVKSRQPPVLQFVPKADGMVGKVIKSLTINVRDDRTYVEQIVIEDMGGDTTSITFIDTVLNAPVPEKEWEVGQDG, encoded by the coding sequence AAGAGAAAAAGTCTAATCATTCCGTGTATTCTGTGTATTCCGTGGTTCATCTCAATCACTTGCATTGCGGAGGAGGGGCAGGCGGCGCTGCTGCAGGACCTGGAAAAAAGCTTTTCCTCGATCCAAACGGTGCAGACCAACTTTAAGCAGGAAAAGGCGCTCAAGATCTTCAAGCGCACCATCCGGATGGATGGGCGGCTGGTGCTCGAAAACCCGGGCAAGATGGCGTGGCGCATCAACTCGCCCATCCGCTATGTGCTGATCCTCAACGGCGAGCACGCCATCCAGTGGGACGAAGACAGCAACCAGATCCAGAAGCAGAAAACCTCCGGCGATCCCGTCTTCGAAGAAGTGATCGGCCAAATTGAAAAATGGTTCTCCGGCGAGTTTGCCTCGCTGCTGGACGACTACGACCTGACCGTGAAAAGCCGGCAACCGCCCGTGCTTCAATTTGTTCCAAAGGCCGACGGCATGGTGGGCAAGGTGATCAAGAGCCTGACCATCAACGTGCGCGACGACCGCACCTACGTTGAGCAAATCGTGATCGAGGACATGGGGGGCGACACCACCTCCATCACCTTCATCGACACGGTGCTCAACGCCCCGGTTCCCGAAAAGGAGTGGGAGGTTGGCCAGGATGGGTGA
- a CDS encoding MMPL family transporter, translating into MGEGRFPALFNHFLSHPRRVAAGVALLVLLSAAGLLFIPFRHSMEVMLPSGSDTQKAVGFLQDIDFSAKVAVSFSLKEGGADPAGLFAAVDGFVDSLEPPMITQVLSTVDEQQMIRDIGVFLERAPELLGPGGLAELEKNTTREGVAKSLRKKYVQLLKPEGSFMAAMIQRDPLDIQMAMIEKIRALSSSFGYDMRIEKGHLVSADGKQVLLVLETDIPFTDAGGSHALVGYLTERMEALPPAIDAEMVCGHLHTISNEKVIRHDISLTVTIASVAFVLLFLLFFRDLRANLIFIVPFAALLVAVNLAALLLGTLSPMMLGFGSVVSGIAVDYGIHVYVAVRRSSSALEAVRSVAKPIMLGALTTAGVFAAFYSSTIPGYHQLATFALLSVVFSVLGALFILPVYLKPRKNAGNAKHTQSQSNLCVPCALSRLNNPYVILAAFIVLLAAAVPVALQVEFDSDIMGLDGTERHIIETEQRFAESFGGGSAGQAVAVVADADYEKALAKNDRVYDALPDRLASFSAIWKSHANRRANAENWNAFWSEAKVANLKTLFAEEGEPYGFAVDAFEPFFQSLELPEVDPADPKDNVLFGQLKQRFVATVDGETRVFSFFPDEPELIQALAGLEDVLLISRTAISESLAEDYTREFGRITLVALGLVLLMSAILLKNVRKVLIVLAPAAAGVASVAALVRLVGTELNVMNLVSGIIVIGLCVDYGIFKVHAFTHSLNLGTRTAISLSAGTTLIGAGALLFTMHPALFAVGLTLVGGISAGYATSMLVVPALCSLFLQEKQA; encoded by the coding sequence ATGGGTGAGGGGCGTTTTCCAGCCTTGTTCAATCATTTTCTTTCACACCCGCGCCGGGTTGCCGCGGGTGTTGCCCTGCTGGTGTTGCTCTCCGCCGCCGGTCTGCTCTTCATTCCCTTCCGCCATTCCATGGAAGTCATGCTGCCCTCCGGCAGCGACACGCAGAAGGCCGTCGGCTTTTTGCAGGATATCGATTTCTCGGCCAAGGTGGCCGTTTCCTTTTCGCTGAAAGAGGGCGGGGCCGACCCGGCCGGACTCTTTGCGGCGGTCGATGGATTTGTCGACTCGCTCGAACCGCCGATGATCACCCAGGTGCTCAGCACGGTCGATGAACAACAGATGATCCGCGACATCGGCGTGTTCCTCGAACGCGCCCCCGAGCTGCTGGGGCCGGGCGGGCTGGCCGAACTGGAGAAGAACACCACCCGCGAGGGGGTCGCCAAAAGCCTGCGCAAAAAATATGTGCAGTTGCTCAAGCCCGAGGGGTCGTTCATGGCCGCCATGATCCAGCGCGACCCGCTCGATATCCAAATGGCGATGATCGAAAAGATCCGCGCGCTCTCCTCGTCGTTCGGCTACGACATGCGCATCGAAAAAGGCCACCTCGTCAGCGCCGACGGCAAGCAGGTCCTGCTGGTGCTCGAAACCGACATTCCCTTCACCGATGCCGGTGGCTCGCACGCGTTGGTCGGATATCTGACCGAACGCATGGAGGCCCTGCCGCCTGCGATCGATGCCGAGATGGTCTGCGGCCACCTGCACACCATCAGCAACGAAAAGGTGATCCGCCACGACATCAGCCTAACCGTCACCATTGCCTCCGTTGCCTTCGTGCTGCTCTTCCTCTTGTTCTTCCGCGATCTCCGCGCCAACCTCATCTTCATCGTTCCGTTCGCGGCCTTGCTCGTTGCCGTCAACCTTGCCGCACTCCTGCTCGGAACCCTATCGCCGATGATGCTCGGCTTCGGCTCGGTGGTCAGCGGGATTGCGGTCGACTATGGCATCCATGTCTATGTCGCCGTCCGCCGTTCCAGCTCCGCCCTGGAAGCCGTCCGTTCGGTGGCCAAGCCGATCATGCTCGGTGCGCTCACCACGGCAGGGGTCTTCGCCGCCTTTTATTCCAGCACGATTCCCGGCTACCACCAGCTCGCCACCTTCGCCCTGCTCAGCGTCGTCTTTTCCGTCCTCGGCGCGCTCTTCATCCTGCCGGTCTATTTGAAACCGCGAAAGAACGCAGGGAACGCAAAACACACACAGTCGCAAAGCAATCTTTGTGTTCCTTGCGCTCTTTCGCGGTTAAATAATCCGTACGTCATACTCGCTGCTTTCATTGTGCTTTTGGCGGCGGCGGTTCCGGTGGCGCTTCAAGTTGAATTCGATTCCGACATCATGGGGCTCGATGGCACCGAACGGCACATCATCGAGACCGAGCAACGCTTCGCGGAATCCTTCGGCGGCGGTAGCGCCGGGCAGGCGGTCGCGGTGGTGGCCGATGCCGACTATGAAAAAGCCTTGGCGAAAAACGACCGGGTCTACGATGCGCTGCCCGATCGGCTCGCCAGCTTCAGCGCCATCTGGAAATCGCATGCGAACCGCCGGGCCAACGCCGAAAACTGGAACGCCTTCTGGAGCGAAGCCAAGGTGGCCAACCTAAAGACGCTCTTTGCCGAAGAGGGCGAGCCGTATGGGTTCGCCGTCGATGCCTTTGAACCGTTCTTCCAATCGCTGGAGCTTCCGGAAGTCGATCCCGCCGATCCGAAGGACAATGTGCTGTTCGGGCAGCTGAAGCAGCGCTTCGTGGCGACGGTCGATGGCGAAACGCGGGTCTTTTCCTTTTTCCCCGATGAGCCCGAACTGATTCAGGCGCTGGCCGGCCTGGAGGATGTGCTGCTGATTTCCCGCACCGCGATCTCGGAGTCGCTGGCGGAGGACTATACCCGCGAGTTTGGGCGCATCACCTTGGTGGCGCTCGGGTTGGTGTTGCTGATGAGTGCCATTCTGCTGAAGAACGTCCGCAAGGTGTTGATCGTGCTGGCACCGGCCGCGGCGGGGGTGGCAAGTGTGGCGGCGCTGGTGCGGCTGGTCGGAACGGAGTTGAACGTGATGAACCTGGTTTCGGGCATCATCGTCATTGGCCTCTGCGTCGATTATGGCATTTTCAAGGTGCACGCCTTCACCCATTCGCTCAACCTCGGCACCCGTACCGCCATCTCGCTTTCCGCCGGCACCACGCTGATCGGGGCGGGGGCGCTGCTCTTCACGATGCACCCGGCGCTGTTTGCGGTGGGCCTCACGCTCGTCGGTGGCATCTCGGCCGGCTATGCCACCTCGATGCTCGTCGTCCCCGCCCTCTGCTCCCTCTTTTTACAGGAGAAGCAGGCATGA
- a CDS encoding acyl-CoA thioesterase yields the protein MRRKKHYFKREPGAPDPLEFSFQRRARFGEVDAMAVMWHGHYATLFEEASSELRRLSGLGYEDFFAAEVYAPIVQLHVDYFSSLLLDELFTVKARMLWTDAARINIEYEVHKEDGSLAATGFTVQLFSSATTGEPCFTVPPLLEKQQELWKGGRLGGGE from the coding sequence ATGCGTAGGAAAAAGCACTATTTCAAGCGCGAGCCGGGCGCTCCCGATCCGCTGGAGTTTTCCTTCCAGCGGCGTGCCCGTTTCGGGGAAGTGGATGCCATGGCGGTGATGTGGCATGGCCACTATGCGACCCTGTTCGAAGAGGCCTCTTCCGAGCTGCGGCGCCTCAGCGGCCTGGGCTATGAGGATTTCTTTGCGGCGGAGGTCTATGCGCCGATCGTCCAGCTGCACGTCGATTATTTCAGCTCCTTGCTGCTCGACGAACTCTTCACCGTCAAGGCGCGCATGCTGTGGACGGATGCCGCCCGCATCAATATCGAGTATGAAGTGCACAAGGAAGACGGGAGCCTGGCCGCGACGGGATTCACGGTTCAGCTCTTCAGTTCGGCGACGACGGGGGAGCCGTGTTTCACGGTGCCGCCGTTGCTCGAAAAACAGCAGGAGCTTTGGAAGG